From a single Paraburkholderia sp. D15 genomic region:
- a CDS encoding L-threonylcarbamoyladenylate synthase — MPDQHDRHHCAEGAASALPVSDAQIEHAAALLDAGGLVAFPTETVYGLGGDAESPDAVARIYAAKGRPANHPVIVHLAPQGDPHYWVEHLPADAQRLIDAFWPGPLTLILKRAAHINAAVSGGQDSVGLRCPSHPVAQALLQAFSALRGGHGGVAAPSANRFGHVSPTTAQHVRDEFGSAIHVLDGGASDVGIESTILDLSRGFPALLRPGRVTPQDIADVLGEAPRLPDGSDASAPRASGTLKAHYAPRTPLALLPFEALEPLLAARATGSGGEGQGQGERVALVARKSRAGHWADAEGVHFIAAPEDPHLYARELYGLLRALDRANVTRILIEKLPDTIEWIAVNDRLGRAAAAFEAQG, encoded by the coding sequence ATGCCGGATCAACACGATCGACACCACTGCGCCGAAGGCGCCGCGAGCGCGCTGCCGGTGAGCGACGCGCAGATCGAGCACGCGGCCGCGTTGCTCGACGCGGGCGGGCTCGTCGCCTTTCCCACCGAGACCGTCTACGGGCTGGGCGGCGATGCCGAGAGCCCGGACGCGGTCGCGCGCATTTACGCGGCCAAGGGCCGGCCGGCGAATCATCCGGTGATCGTGCATCTGGCGCCGCAGGGCGATCCGCATTACTGGGTCGAGCATTTGCCGGCCGACGCGCAGCGTTTGATCGATGCGTTCTGGCCGGGGCCGCTCACGCTGATCCTGAAACGCGCCGCGCATATCAACGCCGCGGTCAGCGGCGGGCAGGATTCGGTGGGCTTGCGGTGCCCGTCGCATCCGGTTGCGCAGGCGCTGCTGCAGGCGTTCAGCGCATTGCGCGGTGGCCATGGCGGCGTGGCCGCGCCGTCGGCGAATCGCTTCGGTCATGTCAGCCCGACCACCGCGCAGCATGTGCGCGACGAGTTCGGCAGCGCGATTCACGTGCTGGACGGTGGCGCGTCGGATGTCGGCATCGAATCGACCATTCTGGATCTGTCGCGTGGTTTTCCGGCGCTGCTGCGGCCGGGCCGCGTCACGCCGCAGGACATCGCCGACGTGCTCGGCGAGGCGCCGCGTCTGCCGGACGGCTCGGACGCGTCGGCGCCGCGCGCTTCCGGCACGCTGAAGGCGCACTACGCGCCACGCACGCCGCTCGCGTTGTTGCCGTTCGAGGCGCTCGAACCGCTGCTGGCCGCGCGCGCAACGGGTAGCGGAGGCGAAGGTCAGGGTCAGGGCGAACGCGTCGCGCTGGTCGCACGCAAATCACGCGCCGGTCATTGGGCGGATGCCGAAGGTGTGCACTTCATCGCCGCGCCCGAAGATCCGCATCTCTATGCGCGCGAGCTGTACGGCCTGCTCAGAGCGCTGGATCGCGCGAACGTCACGCGGATTCTGATCGAGAAGCTGCCCGATACGATCGAGTGGATCGCGGTGAACGACCGCTTGGGGCGTGCCGCCGCGGCATTCGAAGCGCAGGGGTAG
- a CDS encoding 5-(carboxyamino)imidazole ribonucleotide synthase, which translates to MNPDNTPVSPILPGAWLGMVGGGQLGRMFCFAAQAMGYRVAVLDPDENSPAGAVADRHLRAAYDDEASLTELARLCAAVSTEFENVPAASLDFLAQTTFVSPAGRCVAVAQDRIAEKRFIASSGVTVAPHVVIETSDALAALDDAALEAVLPGILKTARMGYDGKGQIRVRNAEEVREAHASLAGVPCVLEKRLPLKFEVSALIARTASGASVVYPLAQNTHRDGVLSHTIVPAPDATPTLVEQAQQAALQIADKLGYVGVLCVEFFILEDGSLVANEMAPRPHNSGHYTVDACATSQFEQQVRAMTGMPLGDTRQHSPAVMLNILGDVWFPDGQKGAAVTPPWHEVAAMPAARLHLYGKEEARCGRKMGHVNFTAATLEEARTAGRDCARLLHIATS; encoded by the coding sequence ATGAACCCAGACAACACACCCGTTTCACCGATTCTGCCCGGCGCATGGCTTGGCATGGTCGGTGGCGGCCAGCTCGGCCGCATGTTCTGTTTCGCCGCGCAAGCCATGGGCTATCGCGTCGCCGTGCTCGACCCGGACGAAAACAGTCCGGCGGGCGCCGTCGCCGACCGCCATCTGCGCGCGGCGTATGACGACGAGGCGTCGTTGACCGAACTCGCGCGACTGTGCGCGGCGGTATCGACCGAATTCGAGAACGTGCCGGCGGCGAGCCTGGACTTTCTCGCGCAGACCACCTTCGTCAGCCCGGCCGGCCGTTGCGTCGCGGTCGCGCAGGACCGCATCGCCGAGAAGCGTTTTATCGCCTCGTCGGGCGTGACGGTCGCGCCGCACGTGGTGATCGAAACGTCGGACGCGCTGGCCGCGCTTGACGACGCGGCGCTCGAAGCCGTGCTGCCCGGCATCCTCAAGACGGCCCGCATGGGTTACGACGGCAAAGGCCAGATCCGCGTGCGCAATGCCGAGGAAGTGCGCGAGGCGCATGCGTCGCTCGCCGGCGTGCCGTGCGTGCTGGAAAAGCGTCTGCCGCTGAAGTTCGAGGTGTCCGCGCTGATCGCGCGCACGGCGAGCGGCGCGTCGGTGGTGTACCCGCTCGCGCAGAACACGCACCGCGACGGCGTGCTGTCGCACACCATCGTCCCCGCGCCGGACGCCACGCCGACGCTCGTCGAACAGGCGCAGCAGGCCGCGCTGCAGATCGCGGACAAGCTCGGCTATGTCGGCGTGCTGTGCGTCGAGTTCTTCATTCTCGAAGACGGTTCGCTGGTCGCCAACGAAATGGCGCCGCGTCCGCACAACTCCGGTCATTACACGGTGGACGCCTGCGCGACCAGCCAGTTCGAGCAGCAGGTGCGCGCGATGACCGGCATGCCGCTCGGCGACACGCGCCAGCATTCGCCGGCGGTCATGCTGAACATCCTCGGCGACGTGTGGTTCCCGGATGGCCAGAAGGGCGCGGCGGTCACGCCGCCGTGGCACGAAGTCGCGGCCATGCCGGCGGCGCGTCTGCATCTGTACGGCAAGGAAGAGGCGCGCTGCGGCCGCAAGATGGGCCACGTGAACTTCACCGCCGCGACGCTCGAAGAAGCCCGCACGGCCGGACGCGATTGCGCGCGGCTGCTGCACATTGCCACGAGCTGA
- the purE gene encoding 5-(carboxyamino)imidazole ribonucleotide mutase, which translates to MSEAQTAHTHSAPVVGVLMGSSSDWEVMKTAVAMLQEFGVPYEAKVVSAHRMPDEMFAYAESARERGIRAIIAGAGGAAHLPGMLAAKTTVPVLGVPVASKYLKGVDSLHSIVQMPKGVPVATFAIGEAGAANAALFAVSLLSGTDAGYAEKLAAFRVRQNEAAHAMVLPAL; encoded by the coding sequence ATGAGTGAAGCGCAAACCGCCCATACGCACAGCGCGCCGGTCGTCGGCGTGTTGATGGGCTCCAGTTCCGACTGGGAAGTGATGAAAACCGCCGTGGCGATGCTGCAGGAATTCGGCGTGCCGTACGAAGCGAAAGTGGTGTCCGCGCACCGCATGCCCGACGAAATGTTCGCTTATGCCGAAAGCGCGCGCGAGCGCGGCATCCGCGCGATCATCGCCGGTGCGGGCGGCGCGGCGCATCTGCCGGGCATGCTGGCCGCCAAGACCACGGTGCCGGTGCTCGGCGTGCCGGTGGCGAGCAAGTATCTGAAGGGCGTGGATTCGCTGCATTCCATCGTGCAGATGCCCAAGGGCGTGCCGGTGGCCACCTTCGCGATCGGCGAGGCGGGCGCGGCGAATGCGGCGCTTTTCGCGGTGTCGCTGCTGAGCGGCACGGACGCCGGGTATGCGGAGAAACTGGCGGCGTTCCGCGTGCGCCAGAACGAAGCCGCGCACGCGATGGTGTTGCCGGCGCTGTGA
- a CDS encoding phosphoribosylaminoimidazolesuccinocarboxamide synthase, with amino-acid sequence MSTLYESTLRSLPLLGRGKVRDNYAVGNDQLLIVTTDRLSAFDVIMGEPIPNKGRVLNEMANFWFDKLKHVVPNHLTGVAPESVVAADEVEQVKGRAVVVKRLEPILVEAVVRGYLAGSGWKDYQATGAVCGVELPPGLQNAQKLPEPIFTPAAKAEMGHHDENITYNEMERRIGTELSATIRDISIKLYKEAADYAATRGIIIADTKFEFGLDNHGKLYLMDEALTADSSRFWPADQYQVGTNPPSFDKQFVRDWLETQPWKKEPPAPKLPDDVVTKTGEKYQEALERLTGHKLA; translated from the coding sequence ATGTCTACCCTCTACGAATCCACGCTCCGCTCGCTGCCGCTGCTCGGCCGCGGTAAAGTCCGCGACAACTATGCGGTGGGCAACGACCAGCTGCTGATCGTCACGACCGACCGTCTGTCGGCGTTCGACGTGATCATGGGCGAGCCGATTCCGAATAAGGGGCGCGTGCTCAACGAAATGGCGAACTTCTGGTTCGACAAGCTGAAGCACGTGGTGCCGAACCATCTGACGGGCGTGGCGCCCGAATCCGTGGTCGCGGCGGACGAAGTCGAGCAGGTGAAGGGTCGCGCGGTGGTGGTGAAGCGCCTCGAGCCGATCCTCGTCGAAGCGGTGGTGCGCGGCTATCTGGCCGGCAGCGGCTGGAAAGACTACCAGGCTACGGGTGCGGTGTGCGGTGTGGAACTGCCGCCGGGTCTGCAGAACGCGCAGAAGCTGCCCGAGCCGATCTTCACGCCGGCCGCCAAGGCCGAAATGGGCCACCACGACGAAAACATCACGTACAACGAGATGGAGCGCCGCATCGGCACCGAACTGTCGGCCACGATCCGCGACATCTCGATCAAGCTGTACAAGGAAGCGGCCGATTACGCGGCCACCCGCGGCATCATCATCGCGGACACGAAGTTCGAATTCGGTCTCGACAACCACGGCAAGCTGTATCTGATGGACGAAGCGCTGACCGCGGATTCGTCGCGCTTCTGGCCGGCGGATCAGTATCAGGTCGGCACCAACCCGCCGTCGTTCGACAAGCAGTTCGTGCGCGACTGGCTCGAAACCCAGCCGTGGAAGAAAGAACCGCCGGCGCCGAAGCTGCCGGACGACGTGGTCACGAAGACGGGCGAGAAGTATCAGGAAGCGCTCGAACGCCTGACCGGCCACAAGCTCGCCTGA